In a genomic window of Prochlorococcus marinus str. GP2:
- a CDS encoding DEAD/DEAH box helicase, with protein sequence MLNLEEYFPFPLDDFQLEAIRAINSGNSVVLTAPTGSGKTLIGEFAIYRGLSHDSRVFYTTPLKALSNQKFRDFANQYGEKKVGLLTGDININREAPILVMTTEIFRNMLYGEFDELDDPLENLESVILDECHYMNDPQRGTVWEETIIHCPTRTQIIALSATIANADQLQNWIEKVHGPTVLINSDKRPVPLDFIFCSFKGLHPLLNNKGNGIHPNCKTWRAPKGQKKRGKVGRIMQPKSPSISFVISKLAERNMLPAIYFIFSRRGCDKAMENIKDLTLVSYSEAKIISQKLDVYLKNNQEAIKDKSQCEALKRGIASHHAGLLPAWKELVEELFQQGLIKVVFATETLAAGINMPARTTVISSLSKRTEDGHRLLFSSEFLQMSGRAGRRGKDTQGYVVTLQTRFEGAKEASALAISKPNSLESQFTPSYGMVLNLLQSYTLEKSRELIKRSFGSFLYLGESSDENLILENLDKDLIELKKITSNVSWKDFDAYEKLKSRLKEERRLLKILEKQAAEKLSDEITNALPYIKDGSLISIKAPQIKRKIVPALICKKIYESQKIKSLLCLTINNLFILIKPSYIVSIFNDLDAIDVLGLETPKMYFSGEVVRGDDISQCFAERILEASKKNDLQTPQYDLTTEVLAQQQQINNLEETVTDHPVHRFGDSRKLKKYRKRIVDVEQEINMRKKLLESKENHNWRTFTDLIKILGHFGCLNDLELTEVGQTVSAIRGENELWIGLVLVSGYLDDLDPPDLAAIIQAICVDVRRPHLWCNLKPSLEVIDVFNELDGLRKLVSFQQNKFHLEIPIYLEIELTGIISEWARGKKWKDLVFNTSLDEGDVVRIIRRSIDVLSQVQYCIGVSNKLKSKAKLALKAINRFPIAESNDLIKVFEDINPATKRIDNNS encoded by the coding sequence TTGCTTAATTTAGAGGAATATTTCCCCTTTCCGCTAGATGATTTCCAATTAGAAGCAATACGAGCTATTAATAGCGGAAATTCTGTTGTTTTAACGGCACCAACAGGTTCGGGTAAAACATTGATAGGTGAATTTGCTATATATAGAGGATTATCTCATGACAGCAGAGTTTTTTATACAACACCTTTAAAGGCCTTATCAAACCAAAAGTTTAGAGATTTTGCTAATCAATATGGTGAGAAAAAAGTTGGTCTTTTAACTGGCGATATAAATATAAATAGAGAAGCACCAATCCTAGTAATGACGACTGAGATTTTTAGGAACATGCTTTATGGCGAATTTGATGAATTGGATGACCCCTTAGAAAATTTAGAATCTGTGATTCTTGATGAATGTCATTACATGAATGACCCCCAAAGAGGCACGGTTTGGGAGGAAACCATAATCCATTGCCCAACTAGAACTCAAATAATAGCTTTATCAGCAACAATAGCTAATGCAGATCAACTACAAAATTGGATAGAAAAAGTTCATGGACCCACAGTATTAATTAATAGTGATAAGAGACCAGTCCCACTTGATTTTATTTTTTGTAGTTTTAAAGGCCTCCATCCACTTTTGAATAATAAGGGTAATGGAATTCATCCAAACTGTAAAACTTGGAGAGCTCCTAAAGGCCAGAAAAAGAGAGGAAAAGTGGGAAGGATAATGCAACCAAAGTCTCCCTCAATAAGCTTTGTGATCTCGAAACTAGCAGAAAGAAATATGTTGCCAGCTATTTATTTTATTTTCAGTAGAAGAGGCTGTGACAAAGCTATGGAGAATATAAAAGATTTAACTTTAGTGAGTTATTCAGAAGCAAAAATTATATCCCAAAAATTAGATGTTTATCTTAAAAATAATCAAGAGGCAATTAAAGATAAATCTCAATGCGAGGCATTAAAACGCGGTATTGCATCTCATCATGCTGGATTATTGCCTGCATGGAAAGAATTGGTTGAGGAATTATTTCAGCAAGGTTTGATAAAAGTTGTTTTTGCAACTGAAACTCTAGCTGCAGGAATTAATATGCCTGCAAGAACAACTGTTATTTCTTCTTTATCAAAAAGGACAGAAGATGGACACAGATTGTTATTTAGCAGTGAATTTTTGCAAATGTCAGGAAGAGCTGGAAGAAGAGGAAAAGATACACAAGGATATGTAGTTACATTACAAACAAGATTCGAAGGTGCAAAAGAAGCAAGTGCACTGGCTATTAGCAAACCAAATTCTTTAGAGAGTCAATTCACTCCTAGCTATGGAATGGTACTAAATCTTTTACAAAGTTATACTTTAGAGAAGTCTAGAGAATTAATTAAAAGAAGTTTTGGTAGTTTTTTATATTTAGGTGAATCCTCAGATGAAAATTTAATTCTTGAAAATTTAGATAAGGATTTAATTGAATTAAAAAAAATTACATCTAACGTTTCATGGAAAGATTTTGATGCCTACGAAAAGTTAAAAAGTCGTCTTAAAGAAGAGAGAAGACTCTTGAAAATTTTAGAAAAACAAGCGGCAGAAAAATTATCAGATGAGATCACTAATGCACTTCCATATATTAAAGATGGAAGCTTAATTTCAATCAAAGCTCCTCAAATTAAAAGAAAAATTGTTCCAGCATTAATTTGTAAGAAGATATATGAATCCCAAAAAATTAAGAGTTTGTTGTGTTTGACAATTAATAATTTATTTATTTTAATAAAACCCTCATACATAGTTAGTATTTTTAATGATTTGGATGCAATTGATGTCTTAGGGCTTGAAACACCAAAGATGTATTTTTCTGGGGAGGTTGTCAGGGGAGATGATATTTCGCAGTGTTTTGCGGAAAGAATTTTGGAAGCTTCTAAAAAAAATGATTTACAAACTCCACAATATGATCTGACGACTGAAGTTTTGGCACAACAGCAACAAATTAATAATTTAGAAGAAACAGTCACTGATCATCCCGTACATAGATTTGGAGACTCCAGGAAATTAAAGAAATATAGAAAAAGAATTGTTGATGTTGAACAAGAAATAAATATGAGAAAAAAACTTCTTGAGAGTAAAGAAAATCATAACTGGAGAACTTTTACTGATTTGATTAAAATTTTAGGCCACTTTGGTTGTTTAAATGATTTGGAATTGACGGAAGTTGGACAAACAGTTAGTGCAATAAGAGGTGAAAATGAATTATGGATTGGTCTTGTTTTAGTCAGTGGTTATTTGGATGATTTAGATCCTCCTGACTTAGCTGCAATTATTCAAGCTATATGTGTTGATGTAAGGAGACCGCATCTTTGGTGTAATTTAAAGCCCTCTTTAGAGGTAATAGATGTTTTTAATGAATTAGATGGTTTAAGAAAATTAGTCTCTTTTCAACAAAATAAGTTTCATCTTGAAATTCCAATCTATTTAGAAATAGAGTTGACTGGAATTATTTCTGAATGGGCGAGGGGAAAAAAATGGAAAGATTTGGTTTTTAATACTTCATTAGACGAAGGAGATGTAGTGAGGATTATTAGAAGATCAATTGATGTCCTTTCTCAAGTGCAATACTGTATTGGTGTTAGTAATAAATTAAAAAGCAAAGCAAAGCTAGCTTTAAAAGCTATTAACCGGTTCCCTATTGCTGAATCTAATGATCTTATAAAAGTCTTTGAAGATATTAATCCTGCAACAAAAAGAATTGACAATAATTCTTAA
- a CDS encoding aminotransferase class I/II-fold pyridoxal phosphate-dependent enzyme encodes MKKVKIPKNRIRKLKTFSLGKKSFELLSLNSQNKKLIDLCSNDYFGLSRDKDLVKAAYEISLLEGIGSGSSRFITGSRPIHKLLETELAKWLDQDKVLLFPSGFQANIAAVQALANRNSIVIADKLIHNSLLVGVKAAQAKLVRFSHNNLKDLEDKIMKSNPTKNSILVIVESLYSMEGSIAPLREITEICKKNSVQLLVDEAHAIGILGPEGRGLSFNCRSDITMITGTFGKAFGSGGAFIASNSEIGEYLIQTSGAFRYTTALAPSLAAAALEGLKKILENKEWGNDLLSSANVWKDEIIKNFSLPVQGDSHILSIIVGQEEKAIYLQKYLEKNGFLAIAIRPPTVPVGQSRIRITIRRNLDFNLLKNFIAVLKEFK; translated from the coding sequence ATGAAAAAAGTAAAAATTCCAAAAAATAGAATCCGTAAATTAAAAACATTTTCTTTAGGTAAAAAATCATTCGAACTTCTAAGTTTAAATTCGCAAAATAAAAAACTTATAGACTTATGCAGTAATGATTATTTTGGATTAAGTAGGGATAAGGATTTAGTAAAAGCTGCTTACGAAATAAGCTTGTTAGAAGGTATTGGCTCAGGAAGCTCTAGGTTTATTACAGGTTCAAGACCAATACATAAATTATTAGAAACAGAACTTGCCAAGTGGCTTGATCAAGATAAAGTATTACTTTTCCCAAGCGGATTTCAAGCAAATATAGCTGCTGTCCAGGCTTTAGCAAACAGAAATAGTATCGTAATAGCAGATAAATTGATCCATAACTCTTTATTGGTTGGAGTCAAAGCTGCTCAAGCAAAACTGGTTAGATTTTCACACAATAATTTAAAAGATTTAGAAGATAAAATTATGAAATCTAACCCTACAAAAAATTCGATTTTAGTTATTGTTGAATCTCTTTATAGCATGGAGGGATCAATTGCTCCGCTCAGAGAAATAACGGAAATTTGCAAAAAAAATAGTGTTCAATTATTAGTTGACGAGGCTCATGCAATTGGGATCTTAGGTCCTGAAGGCAGGGGGTTAAGTTTTAATTGTCGTTCAGATATAACTATGATTACTGGAACTTTTGGAAAAGCATTTGGAAGCGGTGGAGCTTTCATAGCTTCCAATTCAGAAATTGGAGAATATCTTATCCAAACAAGTGGTGCATTTAGGTATACAACCGCACTTGCGCCATCTTTAGCTGCTGCTGCGCTAGAAGGTTTAAAAAAAATTTTAGAAAATAAAGAATGGGGTAATGATTTGTTATCTTCTGCGAATGTATGGAAAGATGAAATTATTAAAAATTTTAGTCTTCCAGTTCAGGGAGATTCCCACATTTTATCAATTATTGTTGGCCAAGAGGAGAAGGCAATTTATCTACAAAAATATCTTGAAAAAAATGGTTTTTTAGCAATTGCGATAAGACCTCCAACTGTTCCAGTAGGGCAATCAAGAATCAGAATAACAATACGAAGAAACTTAGATTTTAATCTGCTAAAGAATTTCATTGCAGTTTTAAAAGAGTTTAAATGA
- a CDS encoding methyltransferase domain-containing protein, producing the protein MIEMDSKKWNEKIKNNFNEAAYRYLEHSNIQKFFANKIVQFIKELNPPKKGEWIDLGSGPGLLADEIEKKFPSQKVSRIDFSKKMLFENKLSRKKILWDLNNDLPTEVNNCSLLTSNFCIHWLNNPEKIIKNWFSKLTTGGFLIISYPTKDCFPEWKDTCKKIDIEYSGLNFLCSKELLKDFKSTEIHYSEEFNYLENFEDVYKLFRSIKNVGAQSTSCKRKTVKELKDIQKFWPKNYNNTVNLSWQIEIQIIKKL; encoded by the coding sequence ATGATTGAAATGGATAGTAAAAAGTGGAATGAGAAAATAAAAAATAATTTCAATGAAGCTGCATATCGGTATTTAGAGCATTCAAATATTCAGAAATTTTTTGCAAACAAGATCGTTCAATTTATCAAAGAATTAAATCCCCCAAAAAAAGGTGAATGGATAGATCTAGGATCAGGACCAGGACTATTAGCAGATGAAATAGAAAAAAAATTTCCTTCCCAAAAAGTATCAAGAATTGATTTCAGCAAAAAAATGCTTTTTGAGAATAAATTATCTAGAAAAAAAATTTTATGGGATTTGAATAATGATTTACCAACGGAAGTAAATAACTGTTCTCTATTAACATCTAACTTTTGCATACATTGGTTAAACAACCCAGAAAAGATAATAAAAAATTGGTTTAGCAAATTAACAACTGGAGGTTTTTTAATCATTTCATATCCTACAAAAGATTGTTTTCCTGAATGGAAAGATACTTGTAAAAAAATTGATATTGAATACAGCGGTCTTAATTTCCTTTGCTCTAAAGAATTATTAAAAGATTTCAAATCAACTGAAATACATTATTCAGAAGAGTTTAATTATCTTGAAAATTTTGAAGATGTATATAAGCTTTTTAGAAGCATTAAAAATGTAGGAGCACAATCAACAAGTTGTAAACGCAAAACAGTGAAAGAGTTAAAGGATATTCAAAAGTTTTGGCCAAAGAATTACAATAATACAGTGAACCTTTCATGGCAAATTGAGATTCAAATCATAAAGAAATTATGA